One stretch of Bacteroidota bacterium DNA includes these proteins:
- a CDS encoding phosphatase PAP2 family protein → MEWLLNLDEDILLKINGLNNPFWDCVMVVLSNKLFWIPGYILLCYLLFRYQARKEFLLTLVLIIPVILIADQGASGILKPLVARLRPCHEPSLQALLHLAGGCGGKYGFASSHAANFFAIATFVGWQLKLRFRWLPFTLFGIAILVSYSRIYLGVHYPGDVLAGMLIGLFSGGLGILMFKILSKRLVYPQNSNKTSVSSP, encoded by the coding sequence ATGGAATGGTTGCTGAACCTAGACGAGGATATCCTGCTCAAGATTAACGGATTGAATAATCCATTTTGGGATTGCGTCATGGTCGTTCTCAGCAACAAGCTGTTTTGGATACCTGGCTATATTTTGCTGTGCTACCTTTTGTTCCGATATCAGGCGAGAAAGGAATTTCTGTTGACCCTCGTTCTGATCATTCCTGTGATTTTGATCGCAGACCAAGGAGCCTCAGGAATTTTAAAACCTCTTGTTGCGCGGTTGCGACCTTGCCATGAACCGTCATTGCAGGCCTTGTTGCATCTAGCAGGCGGTTGCGGTGGGAAGTATGGATTTGCATCGTCTCATGCTGCAAATTTCTTTGCGATTGCCACTTTCGTTGGCTGGCAGTTGAAGCTACGATTTCGGTGGCTACCTTTTACACTTTTTGGAATCGCTATTCTTGTATCCTATAGCAGGATATATCTTGGGGTGCATTATCCTGGGGATGTGCTAGCCGGGATGTTGATTGGATTATTTTCTGGTGGCCTTGGCATTCTGATGTTCAAAATATTGTCCAAAAGGTTGGTCTATCCACAAAATAGCAACAAAACAAGTGTTTCCAGCCCTTGA
- a CDS encoding metal-dependent transcriptional regulator, translated as MQNSATEENYLKAIYKFSSTGEMVGTNTLAKALLTTPASVTDMLKRLNEKALVEYQPYHGVRLTDSGRLIALKIIRKHRLWEVFLVKTLNFTWDEVHDTAEELEHVNSSILIDKLDEFLGFPQFDPHGDPIPNKDGMFTERATRQLSTCLAGEIAIVAGVTEDTPVFLQYLDRISIHIGSKIHILDVLPFDNSLILRLGGREVVLSGEFARQILVIDKE; from the coding sequence ATGCAAAACTCGGCGACAGAAGAAAACTACCTCAAGGCGATCTACAAATTTTCTTCAACCGGAGAAATGGTCGGAACCAATACCTTGGCAAAGGCGTTGCTGACCACGCCGGCATCGGTCACGGACATGCTCAAGCGACTGAATGAAAAGGCACTTGTAGAGTACCAGCCTTACCATGGGGTTCGCTTGACGGACTCGGGACGCTTAATCGCATTGAAAATCATTCGTAAACACCGGCTCTGGGAGGTATTCCTAGTCAAAACCTTGAATTTTACCTGGGACGAAGTCCACGATACCGCCGAGGAACTTGAGCATGTGAATTCTTCGATTTTGATTGACAAACTCGATGAATTTTTAGGTTTTCCTCAATTTGATCCTCACGGAGACCCGATTCCAAACAAGGATGGCATGTTCACAGAGCGGGCAACTCGGCAGTTATCTACCTGTTTGGCAGGTGAAATTGCCATTGTTGCCGGCGTAACAGAAGATACACCTGTGTTCCTGCAGTATTTGGACCGCATTAGCATTCATATTGGAAGCAAAATCCACATTCTAGATGTCCTTCCATTCGACAATTCGTTGATTTTGAGATTGGGAGGGCGCGAAGTTGTGCTCAGCGGTGAATTTGCGCGTCAGATTCTGGTCATCGATAAAGAATAA
- a CDS encoding bifunctional 3,4-dihydroxy-2-butanone-4-phosphate synthase/GTP cyclohydrolase II, protein MSGIKVDSIEAAIEDIRQGKLIIVVDDEDRENEGDFIIAARHVTPEIVNFMATHGRGLICMSLPEERCEELRLDLMVGANTALHATPFTVSVDLLKNGVTSGISASDRAKTIQALIDPTSKPEDFGRPGHIFPLKAKPEGVLRRSGHTEAAIDFARLAGCEPAGALVEIMNADGTMARLPELRQIADHFGLKLVTIADLIEYRLAHDSLIIREIGIDLPTQMGNFDLIAYRQIHTDEIHMALVKGSWEKDEPVMVRVHSSCVTGDIFGSCRCDCGEQLQKAMEMVEKEGKGVILYMNQEGRGIGLLNKLKTYKLQEQGLDTVQANLELGFKMDERDYGVGAQILRDLGITKMRLMTNNPKKRTGLIGYGLEVVENIPIEVAPNPHNALYLKTKREKMGHSLTGV, encoded by the coding sequence ATGTCAGGTATCAAAGTAGATAGCATCGAGGCGGCGATTGAGGACATTCGCCAAGGCAAATTGATCATCGTCGTGGACGACGAAGACCGTGAAAACGAAGGCGACTTCATCATTGCAGCGCGTCACGTGACGCCTGAAATCGTGAATTTCATGGCCACGCACGGCCGCGGACTCATCTGCATGTCCCTCCCCGAGGAGCGCTGCGAGGAGTTGCGCCTCGACCTCATGGTCGGCGCGAATACGGCTTTGCATGCCACACCTTTTACGGTTTCTGTGGATTTGCTGAAGAATGGCGTCACAAGCGGCATCTCGGCATCTGACCGTGCCAAAACCATTCAGGCGCTGATTGATCCGACTTCCAAACCGGAAGATTTTGGACGTCCCGGGCATATTTTCCCGCTGAAAGCCAAGCCGGAAGGCGTTTTGCGTCGTTCCGGACATACGGAGGCCGCGATTGACTTTGCACGCCTCGCAGGCTGTGAGCCCGCAGGCGCGCTCGTCGAGATCATGAATGCCGATGGCACGATGGCACGCCTCCCCGAATTGCGCCAAATTGCCGACCATTTCGGCCTCAAATTGGTGACGATTGCCGACTTGATCGAGTACCGCCTCGCGCATGACTCGTTGATCATCCGTGAGATTGGCATTGATCTGCCGACGCAAATGGGCAATTTTGACTTGATTGCCTACCGTCAGATTCATACTGACGAGATTCATATGGCCTTGGTCAAAGGCAGCTGGGAGAAAGACGAGCCGGTGATGGTTCGTGTGCACTCAAGCTGCGTGACCGGCGATATTTTTGGATCTTGCCGCTGTGACTGTGGCGAACAGCTCCAAAAAGCAATGGAAATGGTAGAGAAGGAAGGCAAGGGCGTCATTCTCTACATGAACCAAGAGGGCAGGGGAATCGGTTTGCTCAACAAGTTGAAGACCTACAAACTTCAGGAACAGGGATTGGACACCGTGCAAGCCAATTTGGAACTCGGTTTCAAGATGGATGAACGTGACTACGGTGTCGGAGCGCAGATTTTGCGTGATCTGGGCATCACGAAGATGCGCTTGATGACCAACAACCCCAAAAAGCGCACGGGATTGATTGGGTATGGTCTGGAGGTTGTGGAGAATATTCCGATTGAGGTAGCTCCGAATCCCCACAATGCACTGTATTTGAAGACCAAGCGTGAGAAGATGGGGCATTCGTTGACGGGGGTTTGA
- a CDS encoding DUF3108 domain-containing protein produces the protein MRKIGMISRVGLGLMLGMFLLTGMSDGQPTPRKVSNNAFQAGEVVEYRIHYGAVTAGTAKLEIKNEPVTVNGRKCFHMVGVGMSSKTFSLFFKVNDRYETFVDMETLAPHKFKRKIEEGSFKHYSEVEFDQTRHKAYERSTTVPGPIIYDVPAYIQDVMSAFYFARTQDYSSAQPGSVYQFQNFIDKKVHDLDVVFVGREVIDVGGIKYKTVKLKPLVKEGGIFTHEGEMFLWISDDENRIPIRVESGLVIGSVQVDYVKASNLRHPMTSRVR, from the coding sequence ATGAGAAAAATTGGAATGATTTCGAGAGTTGGTTTGGGTTTGATGCTCGGCATGTTTTTGCTCACAGGAATGAGCGATGGACAGCCAACCCCTCGCAAGGTCTCCAACAATGCATTTCAAGCAGGGGAGGTAGTTGAGTATCGCATCCACTACGGAGCCGTCACAGCAGGCACGGCAAAATTGGAAATCAAGAACGAGCCCGTGACAGTCAATGGCCGGAAGTGTTTCCACATGGTTGGGGTCGGCATGTCTTCCAAAACTTTCAGCCTGTTTTTCAAGGTCAATGACCGCTACGAGACCTTTGTGGATATGGAAACGTTGGCTCCACACAAGTTCAAACGAAAAATCGAGGAAGGCAGCTTCAAGCACTATTCGGAGGTCGAATTTGACCAAACACGGCACAAGGCCTATGAGCGCTCCACCACGGTCCCCGGGCCGATCATCTATGATGTGCCGGCCTATATCCAAGACGTGATGTCGGCATTTTACTTTGCCCGGACGCAAGATTATTCATCGGCGCAGCCCGGGAGTGTCTATCAATTTCAGAACTTCATCGACAAAAAGGTTCATGATCTTGATGTAGTGTTTGTGGGGCGAGAGGTGATAGATGTCGGCGGAATCAAATATAAAACTGTGAAGCTGAAGCCCTTGGTAAAGGAAGGCGGGATTTTTACCCACGAGGGGGAAATGTTTCTCTGGATCTCCGACGATGAAAACCGCATTCCGATTCGTGTAGAATCGGGTCTTGTAATCGGATCGGTTCAAGTTGACTACGTCAAAGCTTCGAACTTGCGTCATCCGATGACTTCAAGAGTTCGCTGA
- a CDS encoding cation transporter: protein MAGNSTRVVVVAFVMNLGIAVAKYIAFLVTGSAAMLAESVHSLADTVNQIFLFLGIRRSAKAASPSHQFGYGMEQYVFSFLVAILIFSLGGAYSLYEGTHKIMHPSEKLEHADINLIILGIAIALEGYSSFL, encoded by the coding sequence ATGGCTGGAAATTCAACGCGCGTAGTAGTCGTAGCCTTCGTGATGAATCTTGGAATCGCGGTTGCGAAATATATCGCCTTTTTGGTGACGGGTAGTGCCGCAATGCTTGCCGAATCGGTTCATTCACTTGCCGATACGGTAAACCAAATCTTCCTGTTCCTTGGCATTCGACGGTCAGCAAAAGCAGCCTCCCCTTCTCACCAATTTGGGTATGGGATGGAGCAATATGTTTTTTCCTTTCTCGTTGCGATCCTGATATTTTCTCTCGGCGGGGCCTATTCCTTATACGAAGGGACGCACAAAATCATGCACCCCTCCGAAAAGCTGGAACACGCCGACATCAACTTGATCATTTTGGGGATTGCCATTGCTTTGGAGGGCTATAGTTCTTTTTTATAG
- a CDS encoding saccharopine dehydrogenase NADP-binding domain-containing protein, which yields MKRILVIGAGRSATTMIQYLLDHAESGNWEVVVGDMQEELALEKVGNHPRGKGIYFDATDEAVRKEQISKSDLVISLLPPTMHVLAAHDCLALKTHLVTASYVSDEMASLDAAAKAADLIFLNEVGVDPGIDHMSTMEMIERVREQGGKISSFRSYCGALVAPECKNEWGYKFTWAPRNVILAGQGVARYRRDGAIRYLPYHRLFERIEEIEVPGTGVFDAYANRDSVKYLKLYNLEEVDTLYRATLRFPGYCQMWNAFVQMGMTDGTYRLPDSKGMTYRDFTFSFVHAQPGLSDRESLAFFLDEFQDGEVLRKLEHLDLLSDRKIELENASPAEILEAILLEKWVFEPNDVDMVVMQHQLDYELNGIRRKLVASMVDKGRDQHHTSISRTVGLPAAIAAKHILAGNIQSRGVLIPTVKDIYAPILQELEDFDIRFTEQEFLVAAQAVV from the coding sequence ATGAAAAGGATTTTGGTGATTGGTGCAGGCAGGTCGGCGACGACGATGATTCAGTATTTGTTGGATCATGCCGAATCTGGCAATTGGGAGGTGGTCGTGGGCGACATGCAGGAGGAACTTGCCTTGGAAAAGGTCGGCAACCATCCGCGTGGCAAGGGCATCTACTTTGACGCCACCGACGAAGCCGTTCGCAAGGAGCAGATTTCAAAGTCTGATCTCGTCATATCGTTGCTTCCACCGACGATGCACGTCTTGGCTGCGCATGATTGCCTGGCATTGAAAACGCATTTGGTCACCGCCTCCTACGTTTCTGATGAGATGGCAAGTCTGGATGCCGCCGCAAAGGCCGCCGACCTCATTTTCCTGAACGAAGTTGGGGTTGACCCCGGTATCGACCACATGAGCACGATGGAAATGATCGAGCGCGTGCGGGAGCAAGGCGGCAAAATCAGCAGTTTCCGCAGCTATTGCGGAGCCTTGGTCGCGCCGGAATGCAAAAACGAATGGGGTTACAAGTTCACTTGGGCACCGCGGAATGTCATTCTCGCGGGTCAGGGCGTGGCGCGCTACCGTCGTGACGGCGCGATCCGCTATTTGCCTTACCACCGTTTGTTTGAGCGCATCGAGGAAATCGAAGTACCCGGCACGGGGGTTTTCGACGCCTACGCCAACCGCGACTCCGTCAAATACCTCAAATTGTACAATCTGGAAGAAGTCGACACCTTATATAGAGCGACGCTGCGTTTTCCCGGGTACTGTCAGATGTGGAATGCGTTTGTACAAATGGGCATGACCGACGGAACGTACCGTCTTCCCGACAGCAAAGGCATGACCTACAGGGACTTTACCTTCAGTTTTGTTCATGCCCAACCTGGATTGAGCGACCGCGAAAGTCTGGCTTTTTTCCTCGACGAATTCCAAGATGGCGAAGTTTTGCGCAAACTCGAGCACCTGGATTTGCTCAGCGATCGCAAAATCGAGTTGGAAAATGCTTCACCTGCTGAAATTTTGGAGGCAATTCTCCTCGAAAAATGGGTGTTTGAACCCAACGACGTCGACATGGTGGTCATGCAGCATCAACTCGACTACGAATTGAATGGCATTCGGAGGAAATTGGTCGCCTCGATGGTCGACAAGGGACGCGATCAGCACCATACTTCGATTTCGCGGACGGTAGGATTGCCTGCAGCGATCGCGGCCAAGCACATTTTGGCTGGAAATATTCAGTCGCGTGGGGTGCTTATTCCAACGGTGAAGGACATATACGCACCGATCCTGCAGGAATTGGAAGATTTTGACATTCGTTTTACCGAGCAAGAATTTTTGGTTGCGGCACAAGCTGTGGTTTGA
- the smpB gene encoding SsrA-binding protein SmpB, whose protein sequence is MAKNKEDKSFQPTINNRKASHEYTYLDIYEAGIVLTGTEIKAVREGKVQFADAYCLFKDGELFVVEMHISPYDFGNINNEDPRRERKLLLAKKELKKLKTKADEKGLTIIPTKMYFSDRNFAKIQIALAKGKKLFDKRNDIKDKDTDRQLKREIADI, encoded by the coding sequence ATGGCCAAAAATAAAGAAGATAAGAGTTTCCAACCCACGATCAACAATCGAAAAGCATCGCATGAATACACCTATTTGGATATTTACGAGGCTGGAATTGTATTGACTGGCACCGAAATAAAGGCCGTACGTGAGGGAAAAGTTCAGTTTGCCGATGCATATTGTCTTTTCAAAGATGGCGAGCTTTTTGTGGTTGAAATGCACATTAGCCCATATGACTTTGGCAACATTAACAATGAGGACCCCAGGCGTGAGCGAAAACTTCTTCTTGCAAAAAAGGAATTGAAGAAGCTGAAAACGAAGGCTGATGAAAAGGGGCTCACGATCATTCCAACCAAGATGTACTTCAGTGACAGGAATTTTGCAAAGATTCAGATTGCGCTTGCGAAAGGAAAAAAACTATTTGACAAGCGCAATGACATCAAGGACAAAGACACAGACCGTCAGTTGAAACGTGAAATTGCAGATATTTGA
- a CDS encoding ABC transporter ATP-binding protein, with protein MKALGRLNKYIWRYKGLLLFGIFCVLVSNLFGIYPPQVVRSAIDLVGDLVKINALHEGFEAKASVVSLISGSLIIFSVLTISLALLRGVFLFLMRQTLIVMSRRVEFDLRNDMYAHYQDLSLSFYRKNRTGDLMARITEDVGRVRMYLGPGIMYTINTVSLMVIVVATMMTVNPQLTLFTILPLPLLSVLIYYVESKVLKRSDKIQEQMSRLTAFTQEIYSGIRVTKAYTREKDFGKKFASESQEYHQRSMQLIRLNAYFFPAVMILVGLSTALLVWVGAEKVIGGSLTVGNIAEFIIYVNMLTFPIISIGWVTSLTQRAAASQKRINEFLDEKSEIVFPENDFQITQARIEFDKVSLSYPATGFEALHDVSFTLLPGQKLGIIGPTGSGKSSLCNLIPRLFDATSGTIRIDGRDIRDYSKTNLRNEIGYAPQDVFLFSESIFDNVAFGLPGATQEQVALATQRSGVYENIMGFAEGFQTVIGERGVTLSGGQKQRVALARAWIRDPKLLILDDSMSAVDTKTEEMILGHLRQARIDRPEMAVIMVSHRVSTIQDADLIIVIDGGRILEQGNHAALLAQEGYYSVIHNKQLIEKELSVGNG; from the coding sequence GTGAAAGCCCTCGGCCGACTCAATAAGTACATTTGGCGTTACAAAGGCCTGCTCCTTTTCGGGATCTTCTGCGTTCTCGTGTCCAATCTTTTTGGGATCTATCCGCCGCAAGTCGTGCGGAGTGCAATCGATTTGGTGGGGGACCTCGTCAAAATCAATGCCTTGCACGAAGGATTCGAGGCCAAGGCGAGTGTGGTCAGTCTGATTTCCGGTAGCCTGATCATATTCAGTGTATTGACAATTTCCCTTGCGCTGCTGCGCGGCGTTTTCCTCTTTTTGATGCGCCAAACGTTGATTGTGATGTCGCGTCGGGTCGAATTTGACCTTCGAAACGACATGTATGCTCATTATCAGGACCTTTCGCTGAGCTTCTACCGAAAGAATCGTACGGGCGACCTGATGGCGCGCATTACGGAAGACGTGGGCCGCGTGCGCATGTATCTTGGCCCCGGCATTATGTACACGATCAACACCGTGTCACTCATGGTGATTGTCGTCGCGACCATGATGACCGTGAATCCGCAGCTGACTCTGTTTACGATTTTGCCATTGCCTTTGCTGAGTGTACTCATTTATTATGTGGAGAGCAAAGTTCTGAAGCGCAGTGACAAGATTCAGGAGCAGATGTCGCGGTTGACGGCTTTTACCCAGGAGATTTACTCCGGAATTCGGGTAACGAAGGCGTACACCCGCGAAAAGGACTTCGGCAAAAAATTCGCATCTGAAAGCCAGGAATACCATCAACGGTCGATGCAGTTGATCCGGTTGAATGCCTATTTTTTTCCAGCAGTGATGATTTTGGTGGGATTGAGCACCGCACTGTTGGTTTGGGTAGGCGCGGAGAAGGTCATAGGCGGGTCTTTGACGGTGGGGAATATCGCCGAGTTCATCATTTATGTGAACATGCTCACCTTTCCGATCATTTCTATCGGCTGGGTCACAAGCCTCACGCAGCGCGCTGCGGCAAGTCAAAAGCGTATCAATGAGTTTTTGGACGAAAAATCTGAAATTGTATTCCCGGAAAATGACTTTCAGATTACCCAAGCACGCATTGAATTTGACAAAGTGAGCCTGAGTTATCCCGCGACGGGATTCGAAGCGCTGCATGACGTTTCATTTACTTTGCTTCCCGGTCAAAAACTCGGGATCATCGGTCCGACAGGTTCGGGGAAATCTTCGCTTTGTAATTTGATTCCCAGGTTGTTTGATGCCACAAGCGGGACGATTCGCATTGACGGAAGAGACATCCGCGACTACAGCAAGACCAATTTGAGGAATGAAATCGGCTACGCGCCACAGGATGTCTTTCTCTTTTCCGAATCAATTTTTGACAATGTAGCCTTTGGATTGCCGGGCGCCACGCAGGAGCAGGTAGCACTTGCAACGCAACGCTCCGGCGTGTACGAGAATATCATGGGTTTTGCCGAGGGATTCCAAACGGTCATCGGTGAACGCGGCGTGACGTTGTCGGGCGGGCAAAAACAGCGTGTCGCATTGGCCCGTGCATGGATCCGCGATCCCAAACTATTGATTCTTGACGATTCGATGTCCGCCGTTGATACCAAAACCGAGGAAATGATTTTGGGGCATTTGCGGCAAGCAAGGATCGACCGGCCGGAAATGGCCGTGATCATGGTGAGCCATCGTGTGTCCACCATTCAGGACGCAGATCTGATCATTGTGATCGATGGAGGCCGCATCCTCGAGCAAGGCAACCACGCAGCTTTGCTTGCGCAGGAGGGTTATTATTCGGTCATCCATAACAAGCAACTCATCGAAAAGGAGTTGTCTGTTGGCAATGGATGA
- a CDS encoding phospholipase — MDATENRIKTTKTARFYQLGTLSPGTKLVIFALHGYGQLASYFIKHFDSLADAETVILAPEGLSRFYLDGKWDRVGATWMTKEDRLFEIEDHVEFLNRLQAMVQEQAPNIMETIILGFSQGTATAWRWVMKGNVAPDQLILWAGSLPLDTLEKAAEKLKNCDLHFVLGDNDEFIKISDAEKQMEKLRTIQPNARFWTFTGEHRMDAPTLSKIFESFGT; from the coding sequence ATGGATGCTACAGAAAACAGGATCAAGACCACCAAAACCGCCCGTTTTTACCAATTGGGTACGCTTAGCCCTGGAACGAAGCTGGTGATTTTTGCTTTGCACGGGTATGGTCAGCTTGCTAGCTATTTTATCAAACATTTTGATTCGTTGGCGGATGCAGAAACCGTGATTCTCGCACCCGAAGGCCTTTCACGCTTTTATTTGGACGGAAAATGGGATCGCGTCGGTGCCACCTGGATGACCAAGGAAGATCGCCTGTTCGAAATTGAGGACCATGTCGAATTTCTAAACCGACTGCAAGCAATGGTGCAGGAACAAGCACCCAATATTATGGAAACCATCATCTTGGGCTTCTCCCAAGGAACTGCTACCGCTTGGCGATGGGTCATGAAAGGCAATGTTGCGCCCGATCAACTCATTCTCTGGGCTGGCAGTCTTCCATTGGATACCCTCGAAAAAGCCGCAGAAAAACTGAAAAACTGCGACCTCCATTTCGTTTTGGGCGACAACGACGAATTCATCAAGATCTCCGACGCCGAAAAGCAAATGGAAAAACTGCGCACCATTCAACCCAACGCCCGGTTTTGGACCTTCACCGGCGAGCACCGCATGGACGCGCCAACCTTGTCAAAAATCTTTGAAAGTTTTGGGACTTGA
- the dprA gene encoding DNA-protecting protein DprA, whose translation MQGEEKDIFEYFESITETVSVDLNETVLSCEQTLLTPSPPVTLAEKANKVQDFPFVANKIHAEEVNEVEADGPRQLSIFEETSSNGRLGLRYPIDESEKLLRLEEEAMVCSSASPVVVGNHRIPSYETLHRTRHGFTQPRLQTKATLQSSAMSVKKVDMEMIYLIALTMIDKVGPKTSRTLLHHFGGAEAIFRTSRSQLMKIPSVGEKIAKAIHGTSILSAAEREVEFASKHGINIVTWYESGFPRKLKEIDDSPLVLYTKGGLPTSDRPHVAIVGTRRPSSHGKKIAAEFASYFAERGVVVVSGLAYGIDYESHAATVSAQGATIAVLGHGLDQVYPRDHATKAREIVDKGGALVSEFSSGTPPDAYNFPARNRIISGLCDAILVVEATEKGGALITAKCAFEQDREVFAIPGALGVPTSIGCNRLIRDNIAKIACEPSDVLDSLQHLLRFQAEANNSKKVKPIPQMSDREHLVYRAIEGKLLDFDTIAVLSGILGSELQSVLLGMEFRQIVARCPGNKFQLA comes from the coding sequence ATGCAAGGGGAGGAAAAGGATATATTTGAGTATTTCGAGAGTATCACAGAGACAGTTTCAGTTGACTTGAATGAAACAGTTTTAAGTTGTGAACAAACTCTCCTAACGCCATCGCCGCCTGTAACCTTAGCGGAAAAGGCCAACAAGGTTCAAGATTTTCCTTTTGTGGCAAATAAGATACATGCGGAGGAAGTAAATGAGGTCGAGGCCGATGGTCCACGCCAACTTTCTATCTTTGAAGAAACTAGCTCAAATGGTCGGTTAGGCTTGAGGTATCCAATCGATGAAAGTGAAAAGCTGCTTCGTCTGGAGGAAGAGGCAATGGTGTGTTCAAGCGCAAGCCCTGTAGTAGTTGGCAACCATCGAATACCGTCTTACGAAACCCTACACAGGACAAGGCATGGGTTTACGCAACCCAGATTACAAACCAAGGCAACGCTGCAATCATCAGCGATGTCTGTGAAGAAGGTAGACATGGAAATGATCTACTTGATCGCCTTGACAATGATTGACAAGGTAGGGCCCAAAACGAGCAGGACGCTGCTCCACCATTTCGGTGGGGCCGAGGCAATTTTTCGAACGAGTCGCAGCCAATTAATGAAAATTCCGTCCGTGGGAGAAAAGATCGCTAAAGCTATCCATGGAACATCGATATTAAGTGCGGCTGAACGAGAAGTTGAATTTGCAAGCAAGCATGGCATCAATATCGTCACGTGGTATGAGAGTGGATTTCCTCGGAAGCTGAAAGAAATCGATGACTCTCCTCTTGTCCTTTATACCAAGGGAGGGTTACCGACCTCGGATCGGCCACACGTCGCAATCGTAGGAACAAGGAGACCAAGTAGCCATGGAAAGAAAATTGCAGCAGAATTTGCTTCTTACTTTGCAGAGCGCGGTGTAGTGGTTGTTAGTGGCTTGGCATATGGAATTGATTATGAGTCTCATGCAGCAACCGTGAGTGCCCAAGGAGCTACAATTGCAGTGTTGGGCCATGGTCTTGACCAAGTATATCCACGAGACCACGCAACCAAGGCTCGAGAGATTGTCGACAAGGGAGGTGCTCTTGTCAGTGAGTTTTCTTCAGGGACACCCCCCGATGCTTATAATTTTCCTGCCCGCAATCGTATCATTAGTGGCCTTTGTGATGCGATACTTGTCGTTGAAGCAACTGAAAAAGGAGGAGCTTTGATCACGGCAAAATGCGCATTTGAGCAAGATCGGGAAGTTTTTGCCATACCTGGTGCACTTGGGGTTCCGACGTCAATCGGCTGCAATCGACTTATTCGCGACAATATTGCAAAAATCGCCTGTGAGCCATCTGATGTTTTAGATAGCTTACAACATTTGTTGCGCTTTCAGGCTGAAGCCAACAATTCTAAAAAGGTTAAACCGATTCCTCAAATGTCTGATCGTGAGCACTTGGTATATCGAGCAATAGAAGGGAAACTGCTTGACTTTGATACCATTGCAGTTTTGAGTGGAATCCTAGGGTCGGAGCTTCAATCAGTTTTGTTGGGTATGGAATTCAGACAGATCGTTGCGCGTTGTCCCGGAAATAAGTTTCAATTGGCATAA
- a CDS encoding phosphatase PAP2 family protein, with amino-acid sequence MEVGKVHFKETQQRLWLYFSVMVVFWMISAYWWLTMGYHGTFLWMNQFRSEPVNVSSLYFFTNLGDGVILPALILIFFWRKDPALAITFALAFFFTGGIGQLCKRFVFEEWTRPPAVFRIDPSVVIFEPNPPVEHSFPSGHATSFATGGVFFAWGMYQWKKWLPALIGVFTVFLCFTRVFLGVHFPGDIFVGSMIGSLGAVLVLLVAYPWIHNRLYKYQRLSDPTLGWVIIGFAGVLLVGQFIRIALKY; translated from the coding sequence ATGGAAGTAGGAAAAGTGCATTTCAAGGAGACTCAGCAGCGACTTTGGCTTTATTTTTCAGTCATGGTTGTGTTTTGGATGATTTCCGCTTATTGGTGGTTGACCATGGGATATCATGGTACCTTCCTGTGGATGAATCAGTTCCGATCAGAACCTGTCAACGTCAGTTCCCTTTATTTTTTCACCAATTTGGGAGATGGGGTGATCCTCCCCGCGCTTATCCTCATCTTCTTCTGGCGCAAGGACCCGGCATTGGCCATCACTTTTGCCTTGGCGTTTTTCTTCACAGGTGGAATCGGGCAACTATGCAAGCGTTTTGTGTTTGAAGAATGGACCCGTCCGCCAGCCGTTTTTAGGATCGACCCCTCGGTTGTGATTTTTGAACCCAATCCGCCCGTCGAGCATTCTTTTCCGTCGGGCCATGCCACAAGTTTTGCCACAGGGGGCGTCTTCTTTGCATGGGGAATGTACCAGTGGAAAAAGTGGCTTCCGGCTCTCATTGGTGTATTCACCGTTTTTTTGTGTTTCACGCGGGTTTTTCTGGGAGTTCATTTTCCGGGTGACATTTTCGTCGGCAGCATGATCGGTAGTTTGGGAGCGGTGTTGGTGTTGCTGGTCGCCTATCCGTGGATTCACAACCGACTTTACAAATATCAGCGGCTTTCTGATCCCACTTTGGGCTGGGTCATTATCGGCTTTGCTGGAGTTCTCCTTGTTGGCCAATTCATCCGCATCGCACTTAAATACTGA